A segment of the Synechococcus sp. CBW1002 genome:
GCGATGGCATCGGCGGTGCGAAAGCCGATGCCGCGGATGTCGCGCGCCAGGCGATAGGGGTTCTCCGCCATCACCTGCACGGCGTCGTTCCCGTACGTCTTGAAGATCCGCACCGCCCGGGCGGTGCCGACGCCATGGCTGTGCAGGAAGACCATGATTTCGCGCACCACCTTCTGATCAGCCCAGGCCTGAGCAATCCGGCCGGCGCGCACCTTGCCGATGCCCGGCACCTCCCGCAGCCGCTCGGGGGCCTGTTCGATCACCTCGAACACCTCCGCCCCGAAGACCGCCACGAGCTTGCTGGCGTAGATCGGGCCGATGCCGCGGATCATCCCGGAGCCCAGGTACTTCTCGATCCCCTCGGCGGTGGTGGGCGGTGAGGAGCGCAGGAAGGCGGCCTTGAACTGCTGGCCGTGCTCCCGGTCATTCACCCAGGTGCCACTCACCGTGACCCACTCGCCAGCACTGATCTCGGCGGCATGGCCCACCACCGTCACCAGCTCGCGGTGACCGCGCGCCTTGATGCGCAGCACGCAGAAGCCGTTGCTGGGGTTGTGGAAGGTGACACGCTCGATCGAGCCGGCCAGCACCTCGGTGGGCTCGGCTGCGGTGTCCGCCATCCCGCGGGACCGGCCAGCGACCGGCTTGTTCATGCCTCCCCGCGGTGCCATCGGGCCATGCTTACAGCCTCTTGCAACGTCCTCCTCGGCTGCTGACGTACTCCCGGCAACATGGGTGGAAGTCCATGGCCGATGCGACCGGCATCGGCAGGGCCAGCACCGATGAGCGAAATCTGATGCTCGACGACGAATCGGAGTACGACAAACGTTGTCAACAGATCCGCCAGGAGAATGCAGCCCTTCTTGGCGAATTCAGTCATTGGCTCAAGAAGGCTGGCCTTGGCGCGGCAACGATCAGAAGCCATTGCACCAATCTGGACTTCTATTTGAATCACTTCCTGCTCTACGCAGATCTATTGACGCCTGCCGATGGAGTCAGCTGTGTTGGCGAGTTTCTTGGCGACTGGTTTATTCACAAGGCCATGTGGTCCAACAAAACCACGGTCAAGGCTAATGCCACCAGCCTGAAGAAGTTCTATGGCTTCATGGCCGAGCGAGGGCTGATCAAGCCTGAAGAGTTCACCTCGCTGAAACAGCAGATCAAGGATGAGCTGCCGGACTGGCTGGACGCTGTCAAGAGATACAACAACCCGGATGCTGACCTCCTTGAGGATGGCTGGCCCATCTGAAATGGAGGTCGCGCCGCAGCCGCAGATGTTGCCTGGCTGCGGCTGCGGGCTTGTCACAGCTGGTGAGGTCAGCCGGCCTGGTGACAAGCCTGGTGCTGGTCTGCCAAGCGCACCTCCCGGTGCGACACCAAAAACGCTTCGATCCAGTCGTGGTGTCGCCTCTGGTTGATCCGATCGGCGATGGTCACCGCCTCCTCGGGAATCTGGAATCGCTTGCGGAAGGCCCGGGTGAGGCTCTCCAGCTGGGGCCTGGGGAGAGCCCGCAGGCTGGTGTGGAGGTGCTGGATCGTGTCGGCATCGAGGGCCTGCTGGCCGGGATCAGCCGGGGCTGATGGCTGTTGTGTGGGGGCCGCGGCCTGGGTGCGGCCTTGGGCCGGGGATGTTCCGGCGGCAGTAGGAGCGCCAGCTGCCGGCCGGCTCACGGGAGGCCGCTGCCCGCCTGGCCGCTGAGCTCCATCACCCTGGCCTCCTGCGCTGCTGACCTGCCTCTGCGCCTTGTCGTACAAAGCGAGGCCAAACGGGTTGCCGAAGGTCATGAGCGCCCGCTTCATCGCGTCGGTCTCGGCCTCCTTGAGGGCGGATTCATGGGCCTGGCCCAGATCCACGTCAATGCCGTGGCCAGCGCCGCTCCCCTCGCGGACCAGAGGCACCAGGCCTCCGGCGGTGACGGTGACGCGCACGCGGGCGGTGAAGGTGACACCCCAGCCAGGCTTCTGGTCCCGGCCAATCAACCGTTCGGCCTGGGCGACACAGCGGAGGGCGATCGTCTGCCGCTGCCAGCCATCAAAGCCAAAGATGCGGTTCGCTTCCGCGATCACCTGCCAACCCTCCAGATAGCTCACACGGCTGCGGCCCTGCTCCCGCTGGCGGAC
Coding sequences within it:
- a CDS encoding RAD52 family DNA repair protein, translating into MTVAVPSANGARTTSRPAPPRPNQRPPSALELIRSADRAEEALPEADSAPQAHPSGFSPEQLAALSAPLDRANVRQREQGRSRVSYLEGWQVIAEANRIFGFDGWQRQTIALRCVAQAERLIGRDQKPGWGVTFTARVRVTVTAGGLVPLVREGSGAGHGIDVDLGQAHESALKEAETDAMKRALMTFGNPFGLALYDKAQRQVSSAGGQGDGAQRPGGQRPPVSRPAAGAPTAAGTSPAQGRTQAAAPTQQPSAPADPGQQALDADTIQHLHTSLRALPRPQLESLTRAFRKRFQIPEEAVTIADRINQRRHHDWIEAFLVSHREVRLADQHQACHQAG
- a CDS encoding recombinase, producing the protein MADATGIGRASTDERNLMLDDESEYDKRCQQIRQENAALLGEFSHWLKKAGLGAATIRSHCTNLDFYLNHFLLYADLLTPADGVSCVGEFLGDWFIHKAMWSNKTTVKANATSLKKFYGFMAERGLIKPEEFTSLKQQIKDELPDWLDAVKRYNNPDADLLEDGWPI